A single Staphylococcus muscae DNA region contains:
- the truB gene encoding tRNA pseudouridine(55) synthase TruB — translation MYHGILPVFKPRGLTSHDVVFKLRKILKTKKVGHTGTLDPEVDGVLPICIGQATKVSDYVMDMGKTYHAEVTIGVSTTTEDQTGDVVDQKQVDANVITNQVVDDILKEFTGWITQIPPMYSSVKVNGKKLYEYARQGLEVERPERQVYIENIQRVSDVITTNGKATFEMDVTCGKGTYIRTLATDIGKALGYPAHMSRLTRTNSGGFDVAQALTLDTIQERHDEETLTDALLPLIYGLKAFPQYKVHDANLIQRIKNGQKFERAQFDIDFDQTLIMVDATTDQVLAIYEVHPSRANEIKPKKVFN, via the coding sequence ATGTATCATGGTATATTACCGGTTTTTAAGCCACGTGGTTTGACAAGTCATGATGTTGTATTTAAACTGCGTAAAATTCTCAAAACAAAGAAAGTAGGACATACAGGTACCTTGGATCCAGAAGTAGATGGTGTGTTGCCTATTTGTATTGGACAAGCTACTAAGGTGAGTGACTATGTCATGGATATGGGGAAGACTTATCACGCCGAAGTGACAATAGGTGTTTCTACAACAACTGAAGATCAAACAGGGGACGTGGTTGATCAGAAGCAAGTGGATGCGAATGTGATTACTAATCAAGTTGTGGATGACATATTGAAAGAATTTACGGGATGGATTACACAGATTCCCCCGATGTATTCGTCAGTCAAAGTAAATGGTAAAAAACTTTATGAATACGCACGTCAGGGGCTTGAAGTAGAACGCCCTGAACGTCAGGTGTATATTGAAAACATTCAAAGAGTATCTGACGTTATCACTACTAATGGTAAAGCAACGTTTGAAATGGACGTGACTTGTGGTAAAGGGACATATATTCGAACACTTGCAACAGATATTGGGAAAGCACTTGGCTATCCAGCACACATGTCACGCTTAACACGAACAAATAGTGGTGGTTTTGATGTCGCACAAGCACTCACATTAGACACCATTCAAGAACGTCATGACGAAGAGACGTTAACGGATGCGCTATTACCGCTCATATATGGCTTAAAGGCATTCCCGCAATATAAAGTACATGATGCAAATCTGATTCAAAGAATTAAGAATGGTCAGAAGTTTGAACGCGCGCAATTTGATATTGATTTTGATCAAACACTTATTATGGTTGATGCAACAACAGATCAAGTTTTAGCAATATATGAAGTGCATCCATCACGAGCAAATGAAATCAAACCGAAAAAGGTATTTAACTAG
- the yfmF gene encoding EF-P 5-aminopentanol modification-associated protein YfmF has translation MSLYESIPIKVLPTDKFKTTTITFKFMAPLDVETMTARSLLSKMLVRATKKYPTDKAFNQHLSYLYGAYLNSHVSKFKDHHVITMSLEITNERFLQDSLPLLDEGIQLLKEVILNPLVNEGAFDETFLQQEKRLLQNKLIAIEDNKTQLSYLHLLKNMFGDHPYSYPAVGQLEHIEEITPEVLYDTYRQMIEQDSCAVYVVGHVDETATKNKLQAAFELKPFTYERDNSLQSVNPQQTINEVIETADIDQAKLNMGFRFPTQYGESDYPALVVFNMMFGGDPSSVLFNEVREKKSLAYSIHSQIDGKNGFLFVLSGVSSDAFQDAKNTIIEAFEQFKQGDFTEEKMALAKKIILSHRKELKDRPKQMIELTHNKILVDKPEPEASFVERIQAVTKEDIQQLCQKAQLDTIYIMTKAVDQGE, from the coding sequence ATGAGTTTATATGAAAGTATACCGATAAAAGTGTTACCGACAGACAAATTTAAAACAACAACGATAACATTTAAATTTATGGCACCACTAGATGTTGAGACGATGACAGCGAGATCGTTACTCAGCAAGATGCTCGTACGTGCGACGAAGAAATATCCAACAGATAAAGCATTTAATCAGCATCTATCTTATTTGTACGGCGCTTATTTGAATAGTCACGTATCAAAATTTAAAGATCATCATGTTATTACAATGAGTTTGGAAATTACTAACGAACGTTTTTTACAAGATTCACTGCCTTTGTTGGATGAAGGGATTCAACTCCTTAAAGAAGTTATTTTGAATCCACTTGTTAATGAAGGGGCTTTCGATGAGACGTTTTTACAGCAAGAAAAACGTCTTTTACAAAATAAATTAATTGCAATTGAAGATAATAAAACGCAATTATCTTATTTGCATTTACTGAAAAATATGTTTGGAGATCATCCGTATAGTTATCCAGCAGTTGGTCAACTAGAGCATATTGAAGAGATTACACCGGAAGTACTTTATGATACATATCGTCAAATGATTGAACAGGATAGTTGTGCTGTATATGTTGTAGGACATGTAGATGAAACAGCAACAAAGAATAAGCTTCAAGCAGCATTTGAGCTCAAGCCATTTACTTATGAACGGGATAACTCACTACAATCTGTGAATCCACAACAAACGATTAATGAAGTGATTGAAACGGCTGATATTGATCAAGCGAAGTTAAATATGGGGTTCCGTTTTCCGACACAATATGGTGAGTCAGATTATCCAGCTTTGGTTGTTTTTAATATGATGTTCGGTGGGGATCCATCGTCTGTCTTATTTAATGAAGTGCGTGAAAAGAAAAGTTTAGCGTATTCTATTCATTCACAAATTGATGGTAAGAATGGTTTTCTTTTCGTGTTAAGTGGTGTCTCTAGTGACGCCTTCCAAGATGCGAAAAATACGATTATTGAAGCATTTGAACAATTCAAACAAGGTGATTTTACTGAAGAGAAGATGGCACTTGCGAAGAAAATCATTTTATCACATCGGAAAGAATTAAAAGATCGTCCTAAACAGATGATCGAACTCACACATAACAAAATATTAGTAGACAAGCCAGAACCTGAAGCATCTTTTGTTGAGCGTATTCAAGCAGTGACGAAAGAAGATATTCAACAGCTATGTCAGAAAGCACAACTCGATACGATTTATATTATGACAAAGGCGGTGGATCAAGGTGAATAA
- the pnp gene encoding polyribonucleotide nucleotidyltransferase, whose protein sequence is MSQEKKVFKTEWANRPLTIETGQLAKQANGAVLVRYGDTVVLSTATASKEPRDGDFFPLTVNYEEKMYAAGKIPGGFKKREGRPGDEATLTARLIDRPIRPLFPDGYRHDVQIINTVLSADPNCSPEMAAMIGSSMALSVSDIPFQGPIAGVNVGYVDGAYVINPNLEQKEVSRLDLEVAGHKDAVNMVEAGASEITEAEMLEAILFGHEEIKRLCDFQQQIIDTLQPEKREFVPEEKDQALIDRVVELTQQEGLNQAILTFDKQEREANLDAIKERVLGQFEDENDPENEAVLKEVNSTINKLIKEEVRRLIADEKIRPDGRKPDEIRPLSSEVGLLPRAHGSGLFTRGQTQALSVLTLGSISEYQLIDGLGEEEQKRFMHHYNFPNFSVGETGPVRAPGRREIGHGALGERALKYIIPDEKNFPYTVRIVSEVLESNGSSSQASICGSTLALMDAGVPIKAPVAGIAMGLVTREESYTILTDIQGMEDALGDMDFKVAGTKDGITAIQMDIKIDGLTKEVIEEALEQARKGRLAILDHMLSTIDQPRAELSAYAPKVEIMTIKPEKIRDVIGPGGKQINEIIDATGVKLDIEQDGTVYIGSVDQAMINQARAWIESIVREAEVGQVYDAKVKRIEKFGAFVELFPGKDALVHISQISKERIDKVEDKLAMGDTIKVKVTEIDKQGRVNASHKVLL, encoded by the coding sequence ATGTCTCAAGAAAAAAAGGTTTTTAAAACGGAATGGGCAAACCGACCGTTAACAATAGAAACGGGACAACTCGCAAAACAAGCGAATGGTGCTGTACTTGTTCGCTATGGTGACACGGTTGTTTTATCAACAGCAACAGCATCGAAAGAACCACGTGACGGTGACTTTTTCCCATTAACAGTGAATTATGAAGAAAAAATGTATGCTGCAGGGAAAATTCCAGGAGGTTTCAAAAAACGTGAAGGACGTCCTGGGGACGAAGCAACATTAACAGCACGTCTCATTGACCGACCAATTCGTCCATTATTCCCAGACGGTTATCGACACGATGTGCAAATTATCAATACGGTATTAAGTGCAGATCCAAACTGCTCACCTGAAATGGCAGCGATGATCGGATCATCAATGGCTTTAAGTGTTTCAGATATCCCGTTCCAAGGTCCGATTGCTGGAGTTAATGTAGGTTATGTTGATGGGGCATATGTAATCAATCCGAACCTTGAGCAAAAAGAAGTATCACGCTTAGACTTAGAGGTAGCTGGTCATAAAGATGCAGTGAACATGGTAGAAGCGGGTGCAAGTGAAATCACTGAAGCAGAAATGCTTGAAGCAATTTTATTCGGACATGAAGAAATCAAACGTTTATGTGATTTCCAACAACAAATCATTGATACGTTACAACCTGAGAAGCGTGAATTTGTACCAGAAGAAAAAGATCAAGCACTTATTGATCGTGTTGTTGAATTAACGCAACAAGAAGGATTGAATCAAGCAATCTTGACTTTCGACAAACAAGAGAGAGAAGCAAACTTAGATGCAATCAAAGAACGCGTACTTGGTCAATTTGAAGATGAAAATGATCCTGAAAACGAAGCGGTTCTTAAAGAAGTTAACTCGACAATTAATAAATTAATCAAAGAAGAAGTACGTCGTCTTATTGCGGATGAAAAGATTCGTCCAGATGGCCGTAAACCGGATGAAATTCGTCCATTATCATCTGAAGTTGGTTTATTACCACGTGCACACGGTTCAGGTTTATTTACACGTGGACAAACACAAGCGTTATCAGTATTAACACTTGGCTCAATTTCAGAATATCAATTGATTGATGGTTTAGGTGAAGAAGAGCAAAAACGCTTTATGCATCACTACAACTTCCCGAACTTCTCAGTCGGTGAAACGGGACCAGTTCGTGCGCCAGGTCGTCGTGAAATTGGTCACGGTGCATTAGGTGAACGTGCATTGAAATATATTATTCCAGATGAGAAAAATTTCCCATACACAGTGCGTATTGTAAGTGAAGTATTAGAATCAAATGGTTCTTCATCACAAGCATCAATCTGTGGATCAACACTTGCGTTAATGGATGCTGGTGTACCAATCAAAGCACCTGTCGCTGGGATTGCGATGGGATTAGTGACACGTGAAGAAAGCTATACAATCTTAACGGATATTCAAGGTATGGAAGATGCTTTAGGTGACATGGACTTCAAAGTTGCTGGTACAAAAGATGGTATTACAGCAATTCAAATGGATATCAAAATCGATGGCTTAACAAAAGAAGTCATTGAAGAAGCTTTAGAACAAGCACGTAAAGGCCGTCTTGCTATTTTAGACCATATGCTTTCAACTATTGATCAACCACGTGCTGAATTAAGTGCATATGCGCCAAAAGTTGAAATCATGACGATCAAACCTGAAAAAATTCGTGATGTCATTGGACCGGGTGGTAAACAAATCAATGAAATTATTGATGCGACTGGTGTCAAATTAGACATCGAACAAGACGGTACAGTATATATTGGTTCAGTGGATCAAGCGATGATTAATCAAGCACGTGCTTGGATTGAAAGTATCGTTCGTGAAGCAGAAGTAGGTCAAGTATATGATGCCAAAGTGAAACGCATTGAAAAATTCGGTGCATTTGTCGAGTTGTTCCCAGGTAAAGATGCCTTAGTGCACATCTCACAAATTTCAAAAGAACGCATCGATAAAGTAGAAGATAAATTAGCGATGGGTGACACGATTAAAGTTAAAGTTACAGAAATTGACAAACAAGGGCGTGTCAACGCATCTCATAAAGTTTTACTTTAA
- a CDS encoding bifunctional riboflavin kinase/FAD synthetase, translated as MEVIEITHPIQNNQYIQEDIAIALGFFDGLHRGHQALFERLDEVATERGLKKAVMTFDPHPSVVLNPKQKRTTYLTPLDDKLELLRCKGIDYCIVVNFSSRFAEVSPEAFIQDYLVNNHVKVAVAGFDFTFGKYGKGNMSMLQEYANQIECITVSKQDLNDEKISTTAIRRDLTQGNLAEVNEALGYRYQVKGTVVQGEKRGRTIGFPTANIHLSDDYVLPAKGVYAVSLKIGTSDKVYRGVCNVGVKPTFHDDLPQVVIEVNIFDFEENIYGERVTLNWHHYIRPEMKFDGIDPLVAQMNQDKERAKYLLSVDFEDDVSYTI; from the coding sequence ATGGAAGTTATCGAAATTACACATCCTATTCAAAATAATCAATACATTCAAGAAGATATTGCCATCGCACTTGGCTTTTTTGATGGCTTACACCGAGGACACCAAGCATTATTTGAGCGACTGGATGAAGTGGCAACAGAACGTGGTTTGAAAAAAGCTGTGATGACATTTGATCCACACCCGTCAGTGGTTTTGAATCCGAAGCAAAAGCGTACGACTTATTTAACACCGTTAGACGATAAACTTGAATTATTGCGTTGTAAGGGTATTGACTACTGTATCGTGGTTAATTTTTCAAGTCGTTTTGCAGAAGTGTCTCCTGAAGCATTTATTCAAGACTATCTCGTCAATAACCATGTAAAAGTTGCTGTTGCAGGATTTGACTTTACGTTTGGTAAGTACGGGAAGGGCAATATGAGTATGCTACAAGAATATGCGAATCAGATTGAATGTATCACTGTCAGCAAACAAGATCTAAATGATGAAAAAATTTCAACAACAGCCATTCGTCGTGATTTAACACAAGGTAATTTGGCAGAGGTTAACGAAGCACTCGGTTATCGTTATCAAGTGAAAGGAACTGTTGTACAAGGTGAAAAACGAGGTCGCACCATTGGATTCCCAACAGCTAATATACATCTGAGTGATGACTATGTATTACCTGCAAAAGGTGTTTATGCTGTAAGCTTAAAAATTGGTACAAGTGATAAGGTATATAGAGGCGTTTGTAATGTGGGTGTTAAACCGACTTTCCATGATGACTTACCACAAGTTGTTATTGAAGTGAATATTTTTGATTTTGAAGAAAATATTTACGGAGAACGTGTGACATTAAACTGGCATCATTATATTCGCCCAGAAATGAAATTTGACGGCATAGATCCACTTGTTGCACAAATGAATCAAGATAAAGAACGTGCAAAATACTTATTATCAGTTGATTTTGAAGATGATGTATCATATACTATATAA
- the rnjB gene encoding ribonuclease J2, protein MNLVKKKNKNIRIIPLGGVGEIAKNMYIVEVDDEMFMLDAGLKFPEDEMLGIDIVIPDIQYVIENKHKLKGIFLTHGHEHAIGAVSYVLEQVDAPVYGSKLTIGLIKENMRARQVDKKVRYYVVNNESVMRFKSVNITFFNTTHSIPDSLGVCIHTSYGAIVYTGEFKFDQSLHGHYAPDLKKMAEIGDEGVFALLSDSTEAEKPGYNTPENVIESHMFDAFTKAQGRIIVSCYASNFIRIQQVLNIASRLNRKVSFLGRSLESSFSIARKMGYFDIPKDLLIPINEVENYPKNEVIIIATGMQGEPVEALSQMAQNKHKIMNIQRGDSVFLAITASANMEVIIGDTLNELARAGAIVIPNNKKIHASSHGCMEELKLMLNMMKPEYFIPVQGEFKMQIAHAKLASEAGVDAEKIFLVESGDVINFDGNDMTLNEKVNAGNVLIDGIGVGDVGNIVLRDRHLLAEDGIFIAVVTLDPKNRRIVAGPEIQSRGFVYVRESEALLKEAEEKVREIVEAGLQEKRIEWSEMKQNMRDQISKLLFESTRRRPMIIPVISEI, encoded by the coding sequence TTGAATTTAGTAAAAAAGAAAAATAAAAATATACGTATTATTCCACTTGGTGGTGTCGGTGAAATTGCCAAAAATATGTATATCGTAGAAGTAGACGATGAAATGTTTATGTTGGATGCGGGGTTAAAGTTCCCAGAAGATGAGATGCTCGGTATTGATATCGTTATCCCAGACATCCAATATGTGATTGAAAATAAGCACAAATTAAAAGGGATCTTTTTAACACACGGTCATGAACATGCGATTGGTGCGGTTTCATACGTGTTAGAGCAAGTAGATGCACCCGTATATGGTTCTAAATTAACAATTGGCTTGATTAAAGAAAATATGCGTGCACGTCAAGTTGATAAAAAAGTGCGCTATTATGTTGTCAATAATGAATCTGTTATGCGCTTCAAGAGTGTGAATATTACGTTCTTCAACACAACACACAGTATCCCTGATAGTTTAGGTGTATGCATTCACACATCATATGGTGCAATTGTGTACACAGGTGAGTTCAAGTTTGACCAAAGTTTACACGGTCATTATGCGCCTGACTTGAAGAAAATGGCTGAAATTGGTGACGAAGGCGTCTTCGCATTGTTGAGTGATTCAACGGAAGCGGAAAAGCCAGGTTATAATACACCTGAGAATGTGATCGAAAGTCATATGTTTGATGCTTTTACGAAGGCACAAGGTCGCATTATCGTATCTTGTTATGCGTCTAACTTTATTCGTATTCAACAAGTGTTAAACATCGCAAGTCGACTGAACCGCAAAGTATCATTCTTGGGACGATCACTTGAAAGTTCATTTAGTATTGCACGTAAAATGGGCTATTTCGATATTCCGAAAGATTTGCTTATTCCAATTAATGAAGTTGAAAATTATCCAAAGAACGAAGTCATTATTATTGCGACAGGCATGCAAGGTGAACCCGTAGAAGCATTGAGTCAAATGGCACAAAACAAACATAAAATTATGAATATCCAACGCGGCGATTCTGTATTCTTAGCAATTACAGCATCAGCAAATATGGAAGTGATTATCGGAGACACATTAAACGAACTTGCGCGTGCAGGTGCGATTGTCATTCCGAACAATAAAAAGATTCATGCATCTAGTCATGGTTGTATGGAAGAACTTAAATTAATGTTGAATATGATGAAACCTGAATATTTTATTCCAGTACAAGGTGAATTTAAAATGCAAATTGCCCATGCGAAGTTAGCTAGCGAAGCGGGTGTAGATGCGGAAAAGATTTTCTTAGTCGAGTCAGGTGATGTCATCAACTTTGATGGTAACGATATGACGTTAAATGAAAAAGTGAATGCAGGCAATGTATTGATTGACGGTATTGGTGTTGGTGACGTAGGAAATATTGTGCTACGTGATCGTCATTTATTAGCCGAAGATGGTATTTTTATTGCAGTTGTCACATTAGACCCGAAAAACCGTCGTATTGTGGCAGGTCCTGAAATTCAATCACGTGGTTTCGTTTATGTTCGTGAAAGTGAAGCACTACTAAAAGAAGCTGAAGAAAAAGTACGTGAAATTGTTGAAGCAGGATTACAAGAAAAACGTATTGAATGGTCAGAAATGAAACAAAATATGCGTGATCAAATTAGTAAGTTACTTTTTGAAAGTACTCGCAGACGTCCAATGATTATTCCGGTTATTTCTGAAATTTAA
- a CDS encoding DNA translocase FtsK gives MAQTKKRKTQTSRSKKRTPKKKQKDSPIRFVLAIVAVVIIMLGVFQLGIIGVGIDSFFNYLFGWTRYLTYILMLLATGFLAYNGKLPKTRRLSGSITGQVGLLLVAQISYRIAEGMKARREPVLSHVFQQYETDVFPNFGGGVFGYYLIELFAPLISMAGVVLLTLMLLVSTGILMMKKRHRDVLKVWFENTKQFVVNVYFKLTKQIEQGRMKRSERRAEKQQQRAARKDAPKDVSDFVEVQEDEEEDVPSIPILRHQSSNQLQHMNDEEKTPARPTREEPTKQSAVQAEPSDTEEAEGSISEAGEIENQAYKLPPISLLNAPTKQQAVAKSEVQRKGKLLETTLKNFGVNAKVTQIRIGPAVTQYEIQPAQGVKVSRIVNLHSDLALALAAKDIRIEAPIPGKSAVGIEVPNEHISLVTLKEVLDEKFPAKNKLEVALGRDISGEPITAELDKMPHLLVAGSTGSGKSVCINGMITSILLNAKPHEVKLMMIDPKMVELNVYNGIPHLLTPVVTNPHKAAQALEKVVGEMERRYDLFQHSGTRNIKGYNTYIERQNKELGEKHPLLPYIVVIVDELADLMMVAGKDVETAITRITQMARAAGIHLIIATQRPSVDVITGLIKNNIPSRIAFAVSSQTDSRTIIDSGGAEKLLGKGDMLFIKNGGSTRTRVQGAFLSDGEVQKVVDYVVAQQRANYVKEMTPDAQAESAASESDDPLYNDAYMFVIEQQKASTSLLQRQFRIGYNRASRIMDDLERNQVIGPQKGSKPRQILVDLNDKEV, from the coding sequence ATGGCGCAAACAAAGAAGCGTAAAACACAAACGTCGCGCAGTAAGAAACGAACACCAAAGAAAAAACAAAAAGATTCGCCCATTCGCTTTGTCCTCGCAATAGTAGCTGTTGTAATTATCATGTTAGGGGTTTTTCAACTCGGTATTATCGGTGTAGGAATAGACAGTTTTTTTAATTACTTATTTGGTTGGACACGATATTTAACTTATATCTTAATGCTCTTAGCTACCGGTTTTTTAGCTTATAATGGGAAGTTACCAAAAACGAGACGTTTATCTGGTTCTATCACAGGACAAGTCGGATTGTTATTAGTTGCACAAATTAGCTATCGCATCGCCGAGGGTATGAAGGCAAGACGTGAACCTGTGCTGTCACATGTTTTTCAACAATATGAAACAGATGTATTTCCTAACTTTGGTGGTGGTGTGTTCGGGTATTATTTAATAGAGTTATTTGCACCATTGATTTCTATGGCTGGCGTCGTTTTATTAACTTTGATGCTTTTAGTATCGACGGGTATCTTGATGATGAAAAAACGTCACCGTGATGTATTGAAAGTATGGTTTGAAAATACAAAGCAGTTTGTTGTAAATGTGTATTTCAAATTGACAAAACAAATAGAACAAGGGCGTATGAAGCGTTCTGAGCGAAGAGCTGAGAAGCAACAGCAGCGAGCTGCACGAAAAGATGCACCGAAAGATGTTTCTGACTTTGTAGAAGTACAAGAAGATGAAGAAGAGGATGTACCTTCTATTCCGATATTGAGACATCAGTCATCGAATCAATTACAACATATGAATGATGAAGAGAAAACACCAGCCCGTCCAACTCGTGAAGAACCTACAAAACAATCTGCAGTACAAGCTGAACCATCTGACACCGAAGAAGCAGAAGGATCAATATCTGAAGCAGGTGAAATTGAGAATCAGGCATACAAATTACCACCGATTTCGTTACTCAATGCACCGACGAAACAGCAGGCCGTTGCAAAGTCAGAAGTTCAACGTAAAGGAAAGTTGCTCGAAACAACATTGAAAAACTTTGGCGTTAATGCGAAGGTAACGCAGATTCGCATCGGACCCGCTGTCACACAATATGAAATCCAACCTGCGCAAGGTGTTAAGGTAAGTCGTATTGTCAACCTACACAGTGACTTGGCACTTGCACTTGCGGCGAAGGATATTCGAATAGAAGCACCAATTCCTGGTAAGTCAGCAGTCGGAATCGAGGTGCCAAACGAACATATTTCACTTGTGACGCTAAAAGAAGTTTTAGACGAGAAATTCCCGGCTAAAAATAAGTTAGAAGTTGCACTCGGTCGAGATATTTCAGGTGAACCGATTACGGCTGAGTTAGACAAAATGCCGCACTTGCTCGTTGCGGGATCAACGGGTAGCGGTAAGTCTGTCTGTATTAATGGCATGATTACAAGTATTTTACTAAATGCGAAGCCACATGAAGTGAAGTTGATGATGATCGATCCAAAAATGGTAGAGTTGAATGTTTATAATGGCATTCCACATTTGTTAACACCGGTTGTCACCAATCCACATAAAGCTGCGCAAGCACTCGAAAAAGTAGTGGGTGAAATGGAACGTCGTTATGACTTGTTCCAACATTCAGGTACTCGAAATATTAAAGGCTACAACACATATATCGAAAGGCAAAATAAGGAGTTGGGCGAAAAACACCCATTGCTTCCATATATCGTAGTCATTGTCGATGAATTGGCAGACTTGATGATGGTAGCCGGCAAAGATGTTGAAACCGCGATTACTCGTATTACGCAGATGGCACGTGCGGCGGGAATTCACTTAATCATAGCGACACAAAGGCCTTCTGTGGATGTCATCACAGGACTTATCAAAAATAATATTCCGTCACGTATTGCGTTTGCAGTAAGTTCTCAAACGGATTCACGTACAATTATTGATAGTGGTGGTGCGGAGAAGCTGTTAGGAAAAGGAGATATGTTATTTATTAAAAATGGTGGTTCAACAAGAACACGTGTGCAAGGGGCATTTTTAAGTGATGGTGAAGTTCAAAAAGTAGTTGACTATGTCGTTGCACAACAGCGTGCTAACTATGTAAAAGAAATGACACCGGATGCACAGGCTGAATCAGCTGCATCAGAGAGTGACGATCCACTTTATAACGATGCGTACATGTTTGTGATTGAACAGCAGAAAGCAAGTACGTCTCTTTTACAACGTCAATTTAGAATTGGCTACAATCGTGCATCTCGTATTATGGATGATTTAGAGCGTAATCAAGTTATCGGACCACAAAAAGGAAGCAAACCGAGACAAATATTAGTAGATTTAAATGATAAAGAGGTGTAA
- a CDS encoding GntR family transcriptional regulator, which produces MSINPNVNRVKEWILAEIESGQLKPSDMLPSLLTMARTCDVKTDDVQGAIHELVTEQIVTENFEEGARVKKTQPFFYPLDELMSVGRMITDKGYREGTVFISLDEEPASRDDRRVMNLEDDATVTVIERIRTADDQPVVYCLDKVAENVLEYFGSHDQQTSIFKAIEQATQQTIAYAETEIEAISYEPYISEALDAHPQDGLMLLKQVHYTAAGKPILYSLNYFKSSLVKFKTVRKRQ; this is translated from the coding sequence ATGTCTATTAATCCTAACGTGAATAGGGTAAAAGAATGGATCTTAGCAGAAATAGAAAGCGGACAGTTGAAACCGAGTGACATGTTACCAAGTTTATTAACAATGGCACGTACTTGTGATGTCAAAACAGATGATGTTCAAGGTGCGATACATGAGCTCGTCACTGAACAAATTGTGACCGAAAACTTTGAAGAAGGCGCGCGCGTTAAAAAGACGCAGCCTTTCTTCTATCCGCTGGATGAATTGATGAGTGTTGGTCGAATGATTACGGATAAAGGCTACCGAGAAGGAACGGTTTTTATTAGTTTAGATGAAGAGCCTGCTTCTCGTGATGATCGACGTGTAATGAATTTGGAAGATGATGCAACGGTCACAGTTATCGAACGCATCCGAACTGCTGATGATCAACCGGTCGTGTATTGTTTGGACAAGGTTGCGGAGAATGTTTTGGAATATTTTGGCTCTCACGATCAACAAACTTCTATTTTTAAAGCGATTGAACAGGCAACGCAACAAACAATCGCATACGCTGAAACGGAAATTGAAGCAATCAGTTATGAACCGTATATCTCTGAAGCACTTGATGCGCATCCACAAGATGGTTTGATGCTTTTAAAACAAGTGCATTATACAGCGGCAGGTAAACCGATACTCTATTCATTGAATTACTTTAAAAGTAGCTTGGTGAAGTTTAAAACTGTGAGAAAACGACAATAA
- the rpsO gene encoding 30S ribosomal protein S15: MAISQERKNELIKEYRTHETDTGSPEVQIAVLTAEITALNEHLRTHKKDHHSRRGLLKMVGRRRHLLNYLRDKDVQRYRELIKSLGIRR, translated from the coding sequence ATGGCAATTTCACAAGAACGCAAAAACGAATTAATCAAAGAATACCGCACACACGAAACAGACACAGGTTCACCTGAAGTACAAATCGCTGTTTTAACTGCAGAAATTACTGCATTAAACGAGCACTTACGTACTCACAAAAAAGACCACCATTCACGTCGTGGTTTATTAAAAATGGTAGGACGTCGTCGTCACTTATTAAACTACTTACGTGACAAAGATGTTCAACGTTACCGTGAACTTATTAAGTCTTTAGGTATTCGTCGTTAA